From the genome of Capsicum annuum cultivar UCD-10X-F1 chromosome 4, UCD10Xv1.1, whole genome shotgun sequence:
aattctttacagcttctgtcttttgaggatcaactctaatgccttcgatgaaaataatatgacccaaaaaagcaactaaccttagccaaaactcacacttactaaatttaacgaataattgataatttttaaGAGTTTGTAGACCTATTCTAAGATGGttggcatgatcatcctcacttcaagaatacacaagaatatcgtctatgaatacaatgacaaacatatcaaggtactacttgaacactcaatttatgaggtccatgaaggctgctggagcatttgttaacccgaaagacatgactagaaactaaaAGTGACCATAACtggtttggaaggctatctttggaatatcacactctcttatTTTaaactgatgatagccagatctaaggtctatctttgagaagtaacttgcaccctgtagatgatcaaataaatcatcaattctaggaagagggtatttgttttttATAGTTACCTTATTAAGCTTACGATAGTCGGTGCACATatgcaaggaaccatctttctttcgcatgaatagaataggtgcaccccaaggagaaacattggaccttataaaacctttattgaagagatctttaagttgttctttcaactccttaagttctgcaggtgtCGTGtgatacggaggaatagaaacaGGCTGTGTATCAGGAAGAAAGTCAATCCCAAATTATATCTCTCTATCAGAGGTAGCCCTAGAAGATCTTCCGAAAAGACattgagaaactcattaactatgctaactgactgaagagttggggtttcagacttagtgtctttaactctaaccaggtgatagataaaacctttggatattagctttttcgCTTTGAGATAGGAAACAAAATGACTCTTGAGAGACATAGAATTTTCGGACTactcaaaaactagctcatctggaaactgaaacttaactacGTAGGTATGACAAtgtatagatgcataacaagagtgaagccaatcgatacccaaaataacatcaacatccaccatgtccaactctatcagatcagcgagtatgactctatgaagaacaataaCAGGACTATTTTTATagacttgtttagcaacaacagaCTCCCCTATTGGAGTATAAACAAGGAAAGGAtcagaaatatttttaggactcaCTTTGAAATTTACTGCAGAAAGTGAGGTAACATAGGAAAAACTTGACCCGGGGTCTAGCAATACATAAACCTCAAAGTGGaaaacacgaagcataccagtaataacatcaggagaatcctcctactcctagTGAGATGATAGACCAAAAAATctgttctggcactgaccgccagcagtactggAAGAAGTGTCCTAAGGAGGAGCTAGACGAGCTAATGGAGCTGGTGCACAGGTAAGTCTGAGTCTAGGGTCTTTCATCTCGATTCCCCTACCTAGCATACAAGCaatctctaagtttgtggcccaactttccaaaaccaaagaaacCCCTCTAATCAGCTAGGCACTCACCTGGATAATCTATGCCACATTTAGCACATGGAGGACCACTAGGTATGCTACTGACACTGTTAtgggacctggacatagaagGCCTATTTCCCCGTTCCTACCTTCCCCTAGGTGCGGGGGCACTGGCAGATTAAGGTGCAGGTATAGGTGGACGGCTCTAAAACTATGGATGGTTCCCTTCGTGGGACCTAGCTTGGATGTACTCATACTATTCCGATCAAGCTCTTTTGTTACCCCATACTCTATCTCTTTCCCTTAGcttatctgccttaatctgttaTACGTGCATCATTAGTCTAGACAAATCCATCTCCTTATTAAGCATAGAAGTCTTGCACTCCTTTAGTACCAAATCGAACACGCCTGtcaagaacttactcatactggttCGCGTGTCAGCCCTTAGATCtagagcatacttggccaactggttgaactttaaacagtactccttaacagttatAGAGCcttacctcaagttcataaattcccCAATCTTTTCTTCCCTTATCTCAatcggaaagaacttgtccaagaatgcatcttggaactccCTGCCAAGCCACGGGAGCTGCATCTCTCCCTCTATTATTTCTCTATGCTACAACCCAGTCATACATAATGTCTTTCAGCCTGTAAGATGCAAACTCCACACTCTCTTCCTCGGAAATATGCATCACCTGCGTGATCTTTCTTATCTCCTCTAGATATATTTGTGGGTCTTCGCCTGCCTTAGACCTATAAAATTTTGGTGGACTCATTCTCATAGAATCACAAAGTCTAGCTATAGCTGAATCACTTCCTTGCTGGTGTGGAACTGTAGCCTACTAACTGGtctgaacatttgtagtaaccGCCTAGGCTAatgcctgaaaagctgcccaaaatttagTATGCATCAAATTTTCATTCAGAGGATTTTTGGgatgaggtggctggttattaaTTTTGTGGATACTGGCTCAGTGAGTAGGCATATTCTGTTATAAGAGATCATGAGTTAATAGCTGAGAGAGATAACTGTAAGCACGGCggattataaaagaaaaagatgacttgtcctaaaatgtcttgtagcctcttgctcatagatatggtgcgctacacaccgatgatctaGACTCTATgcaacgtggcttgtcagactccctaggactctctttAAACcataagctttgataccaagtttgtaaatcCCCAAAATCTCAccccgagatgtcacacaatgcttaaggctacaagcaGCCCTAAGCTAACGTTTTGAGCCTACTACTGCATTCCATACTCACTCTaagaaaccaaatcaaataattaGAATTAAATCTCATCAATCTACACTGCTATTAAAATATCCAATCGCAAAATACAGAAAACGTTTGAAAATACAACTGATAGCTTAGTCTAATAGAGCCTATAAAACTCAAGAATAGGGAGCCAATttgacagatccccaactgactcatactcaaacgaaaaaaatataattgttggTAGTAATGAACATCAGGAGATTAGATCCTCGAATCATAAGGAGTCACCACTGttgaaatatagatgaaggtgcTCGAAATCACTAACActactgggactgagcacctgaacctacatttgagacaatgtatcacatagacatatatgtgggtcagcactttgggaatgtactgagtatatgggggtgtatatttataaaaaccatgcatgctgacaataatgactcacAACGCTTGAACAAATCAGAAATATAATtcccataaatcatgaatagtgaaactTTTATCATAAATCTCGAGAGTCATTATACTTATCtcaaaaatttgaatttcttcttttattctcaaaactcgTAAGCTAAAGAAATCtgtaaacaatactttcaaaactcatatttttaacttaattagagtgggggactactttgggactgtgggagtttcttttaaccgacataaaccatatgagctgtcatagagtccaacatctctctcacgttggggagagatattctaccctttccatcaaaatagaacctcaatttttagtgatcactatctcggccttaggcccataaatctcaatcctttggtggcacatagttctggggaagtaggatacTCTAAACCCACACCTCCCACTCATtattaaatactactcccgtacTCAAGCTCAGAACtcatttaggaaatccaccttaaaataactcaagggtctataatgaagatcAAATCATATTTGTCTTAATTTAAATCATACGaaattgtggattcctattttGACTCAAAATTTATGATATACACCTCAATTTAAATCTCggtaaataatttattaaaggaAGACTCAAgatcataaaatcatcaaaaatccaaCTTCAACctcaacataaatataataattcaattttcaaaaatataatctcaAATATCATACTTGTCTCATGTCAACTCAAATTAATAATTCATACTTCATATCAAATCTTGAAATTCATTCAATACATAAACTCATAAATAAAGCGTGTAGATCATAATATAAACTCTTAAATCTAAgcataataagtataaatatcataaaatccACAACTTGAATAACTTATAAattcataatcttcaaacaagataatTTAGACATGACTTCAActataaatcataaatacttaaataaaaatcaagttttgggcacaagaacgaaaagattattcttgttcaaaccccacatacctcaaactTGTGACTTTGGATGAACTTGCAATTCCGGAACTCTACTCGTAAAATTAATAGGTGCTCTTTGAAGATCTCGACTTGGAGATTAcgattcttgaattatttttggattttaatgGTTGAATTTTGGTGGATCTATATTTCTTGTATGGAGCTGCTGTGTCTAGTTCTTGGAGAAAACTGATGAGTATATCAGTATTTTGGCTAATTGGAGcctaaatctcatgttaaaggatGGAGAAAGACTAAAAGTTATTAGAGCACAGGAATGACCAGGGCATCGCCCAGCCTTGAGTACCGTTGTACCCCAGGCGGCGCCCTGGCTGGAGCGGTGAAGATAGCAGGGTGGTGCCCTATTTATAGAGAGGGAGTACCAGGGCATCGCCAccttatcgcggaggctcactagttcaaaatccaaacatgccctaaacgaggtccaaaaattctgaaactcacccgagatgtaatattgacttgccccatcgtaacacaatttgaaattcaaaaaatgcATATCgagaaggtcatgaaataattcatcaaatttaagcgctcaaaataaaactaagtgttggaacacttagtaaaatttctAAGGGTAAGGTTTCTTTCAAATCGCTCTAAAAGGCATAAACGGCGAGGGAACTTCATGGGGTCTTacagaaatgctactgaccttagccaaaatttgtacttactgaatttgacaaATAACTAATGGCTTTGAGAGTTTAAAGTATAATTTTGAGgtgatctgcgtgatcattctcgctacgagaatacacaagaatgtcatcgatcaAGACTATAATAATCATTTCCAAGTACTAATTGAACACacaattcattaagtccatgaaagcttctgggaatttgtaagaccaaatgacatgactagaaactcgaagtgaccataccgggtttagAAAGCAATTtgtggaatgtcacattctctgaatctgagctgatgatagcctgatctgaggtctatcttataaaagtaaatggcaccctgaatttggtcaaataacTCATCAAATATGGGAAGAAGGTATCTATTCTTTACTGTGACTTTTTTTAACtagcggtagtctatacacattttgagtgtaccttctttcttatgcatgaataagactggtgtgccccatgtgGAAATTTAGTTCTGATGAATACATTATATAAGAGAtcattcaactgttcttttaactctctatGTTTAGAtagagctattctgtatggcagaatagatatagctTGAGTATTTGGAATAAGGTATACTCCGAAGTCgatttttcttttgggaggaactctagaaagatctttaggaaacatatttgagaattcatttactattggaaCTAATTAAAGAGTAGGATCCTCTGAACTAGattctttgactcgcacaagatgatagacatatcccttggatatcattttcctcgctttaaggtatgaaatcaattgaCCCTTAAGTGATGTAGTAcaacccctccattcaaggactggttcatttggaaactcaaaaaataaacaattctatttctacaattaactagggcataacatgaatggagccaatctatgtcgagaatgacatcaaaatctgtcatctctagttctactatgtctgctgaagtgaatttttgagatatcataatcggatagttcctgtatacccgtcgagctatgatagactgacccattgggtggagactgagaaaggttctattaAGATTTTTTGTCTAACTCTAAAATTGATTTCTATGTAAGGAGTTAAAAAAGACAGAGAAGCTtctagatctaataaggcataaacatgtaaatggaagatctgtaatataccagtgactacattaggacaactttcctaatcttgttgagactaaagtgcataaatcctatttgggcACTGCCtattggtggcactagaagtgacaccctactgatttaggcaATTGGACTGAGTTGGGGGACGACTGtactgaccttgagaacctgacagaggacaatctctgattctataGCCTATCTTGCCACATCCAagacatacatcactgccagctttgtagataccctgatggtttctgccatatttttagaaaaaaatatttgttcgggcactgctgacactaccctgagatttagagcccgGCGCCCTATCTCTGTTACCACTTCTAAACTTAGGTAATAAAGTATTGGCTGAGAACGAAGCTGGTACTGAAGAATTTGGATAAAACTGGGAACAGTTACCGCCCTCTAACTTAGGTTGGGAAAAATTAAAGCTATATGTCCTAGATTTTTTGTTCTccctttctctctctttattcttagcctcttctatcagctgagcatggaccatgagcctggatatgtccatgtATTTAATTAACATtgcagttctacactctttaaccacacttTCTGACACACCTGAtgtgaacttgctcattctataCCTACTTtctgccactacatggggagcatacctggctaactaagtaaactcaagggaatactctttcacgctcatATTTCCCTGGTTGAAATTGATgcactctaacaccttggcttccctcaactataagggaaagaatctatctagaaaagcagtagcaaactcttcccaatCTGTGGGCTCTATATTTGTGCCCCTTCTACCTTatactgcttaaaccacgtatgagcttcatcttatagctgataggcagctaaatTAACACTCTTACTGAAattcactcccataatatttgtaaccttctaaacctgatcgagaaactcatatgcatcttcttcagacttagatcctaagaataggggaggattcatttgggaaAAGTCTAAAATCCTATATGAAGCattattggccactaggttggtccGAACAATAACTAGTCATTTATTTTGAGCTACTACAAAATGGGATAGAGTGGTAAACGCAGCTCTAaattctacatgggagacatgctcgtccaggggatctgtcTGAACAGGCGATGGTGATGACtgatttttattccttcttttgttaGCTTTTCTGGGAGttatgttctataaatggaatgaAGAAAAGAATTAGAATGAGTGTTTAACTTgatcttatgctcactcgcacgacatgaacattgaaagaagagaaactttttctAACACGTCTCATagcttcttgtccataagtgtggcgcgtttCACaaccatgaacaagactctacttgacgcagTTTTCATACTCCTTAGGaatctgttgaaccttagtctttgatacgAAATTTGTAACACCTCAAGTCTACACCCCAGAcactacacagtgcttacgaccccgaaggaccacaagctaacctatgactataCCTACTGTGAgtaatgaataataatactaaaataaatgtagaaggaaggttgaaatgccataaggttaatTATCTGAATACTAGAAATAATAACATCTGTCAAAACATCAGAATTTTGAATACTgtttgaactagtctagtctgaaaagcctctaactgaactgtctgaatgaaaagttgatgagacaagcccccaactactAACATACTAAGCtacaaaaatactgaaataaaagaatatccttgatagataaggactcagTACTAAATCTGCTGCTTCTGACTGAATCTGTCTATGAGAAAGAGGATATGAAACATTTTAagaaaaagtcatttctttctttcaagtccATCGTGCTTAAATTTGTCTTTCTCAGCTATTAATTTGTTCTCTCttttttcagaaaatgcctcctcgtcaaGCTTGTAGAAATAATAATGATCATCAACCTCAGCCCGCTGATCCTCTAAATGAAAATATATCCTATGCCGAATTTAGGGCAGCCTTCCAGGCGCTAGCCTAAGCTTTTACTGCAAACATCTAGGCTAACTAAGCCACAGGGCGGCAAATTAGCTACTGCCAGAATTcgtgacttcatgtggatgagTGCACCTGAGTTTTACAGATCTAagacaaaagaaaacccacagtTTTATCTAGAGAAGATAAGGAAGATCACACAGGTAATGCATCTGTCTGAGGAAGATAGTGTGAAGTTAGCATCTTACAGGTTAAAGGACATCAcatatgactgggttgtttcttggaaaAATAATAAAGGGGAGAATGTTGCTTCTGTTACGTGGCAGATgtttcaagatgcattcttggataagttctttccattaGAATTGAGAGAGGCGAAGATAGAAGAATTTataaacttgaggcagggctccatgactattaaggagtactgcttaaaGTTTAACCAGTTTGCTAAGTATTCCCCTGATCTGATTTCTAACGCCCGCtctagcatgagtaagtttgtgacagGCATTTTTGGGTTAGTGCTGAAGGAATGCAGGATTGCTATGTTGTATAGGGATATGGACCTatctagattgatgatacatgatcagtaaatgaaagaaaataagattaaggaaagagatagaataagaggtaACAAGAGTGCTAGGTTAGAGtagcatgagtatagtcaggcTAGATCCCAGAGAGGGAACCACCCTTAGTTCCAGAGTTATTTTTTCATGCCAGCACCTTCATCTGCTAGTTCTCCCACACCAGAGACAGACAGGAATAAGGGGACaggtcttctatgtccaggtctCAGTAGAGTGTGAGCAACAGGCCCAACTTCCtttcttgtgctaagtgtggcaGGACCTATTCGGGTGAGTATTTGGCTGAACAGCATGGTTGTTTCAGGTGTGGAAAGATAGGCCACAGGCTTAGAGAGTGCCCTCATTCTAGGAAGAGAAGCATAGATACCTGACCCCAGACCCAGgccactagtgcaccagctcccgCAGCCCATCCAGCTCACTCACAGGGCACTTCTTCTAGCACTGCCGATGGTGAGTGCCAGAATATATTCTATGGCCAACCTTCCCGACatgagcaggaggactctcccaacactgttactggtatgcttcgtgtatttcattttgatgtgtatgtgttattggaccccgggtcaagtttttcttatgtgaccccatttgttgCTGTGAAGTTTTATAAGAGTCCCAAAAgtattcctgagcctattctagtttctactctagtaggggAGTCTATTATTGCTAATAAGGTATACAAGAATTGTCCTATTTCAGTCCTTCACAAAGACACTCACTGATTTGATAGAGCTAGAGATGGTTGACTTTGCtattattctgggcatggactggcttcattcgtgctatgcggCTATGGATTGCCGTACTCGTGtagtcaaattttagtttcctaatgaactggTTTTCGAATGGTTAGGGAGTTCAGTACCtaccaagagtcattttatttcttatatcaAAGCCAGAAAACTTATATCTAAAGGCTGCTTTCATCACTTAGAGTTAagaacactaagtctgaaactccaAGTATCCAAacagtcaacattgttaatgagtttcctgatgtttttctggGAGATCTCCCAGgagtacctcctgatagagagatagaattcgggattgattttcttctcgatactcagcctatttccattcctccttatcgtatgtcacccgctgagcttaaggagttgaaagagaaactcaaatatCTCCtacataaaggtttcataaggcccagtgtatctccttggggtgcacctgtcttatttgtgcgaaagaaagatgtttctttgcgtatgtgcattgactatcgtcagcttaacaaagtcactgtcaaaaataagtatcctctttcaagaatatataatttgtttgatcagttgcaaggtgtgagttatttttccaagacataccttagatccgactatcatcaacttaaggtaagggagtgtgacatcccaaaaatagcctttcgaacccgctatggtcattttgagtttcttttcatgtctttcgggttaactaacgCCCCAAAAACTTTCATGAACCTCATAAATCAAGTATTcaagccatatcttgatatgttcgttattgtgtttattgatgatatacttgTGTACTCCCAAAATGAGGGCGATCACACAGACAATTTAGAGtcatcttgcaaactcttagagatcataagttgttcaccaaattcagtaagtgtgagttttggctaaggtctgtagcatCTCTGGGTCTTATTATTTcagtcgaaggtattagagtggatcctcaaaagatagaggctataaaaaattggcctaggcctatctctccgtctgattttaggagcttcttgggtctagctggctattagcGCCATTTCATTGAAGGgttctcttccattgcatctttcatgactcggttgacccaaaagaaggtaaAATTTCTCTGggcagattcctacgagaagagttttcaggagttgaagactcgacttaattCCGCCTttatgttgactttgcctaatggcatagatggttttatggtatattgtgatgcttagagagtgggtttgggttgtgttttgatgcaaaaggggaaagttatagcctatgcttctaggcagttaaaatgaagaattacccaacccatgacttagagttggctgttatagtgtttgctttgaaaatttggagacattatttgtatggcatGCATGTTGTgtttttactgatcacaaaagcctgcagtatatgttgactcagaaggagttgaatcttaggtagaggaagTGGTTagaactattaaaagactatgatatgagtgtgttgtatcatccgggcaaggccaatatagtggcagatgcccttagcaggatgtGCATAGGTAGTGTTTTGTATGTTGAAGAAGGTAAGAAATATTTGGCTCGTGATGTGAACCGTTTGGCTAGGCTGGGTGTTAGACTGCTTGATTCTGCTGAggggagtatgttagttcagagtagttccaaatcatccttagttttgaaagtaaagaaaaaataggacttaGATGCttgtttggtcagactgaaggagtcagtcaaggaccaaaggGTAGAAGTTTTCTCTCaaaggagagatggtgtgttgagattataggggagattatgtgttccagatgttgatgatctgaggcagagagttatggctgaagcgcatggtacacggtattttattcatcccagtACTACCAAAATGTAtcgcgacttatgggaaatctattggcggTGTGGtttgaagaaagatatagctaaGTTTGTAGTGAAGTGTGtaacatgtcaacaggttaaggttgagcaacaaagacctggtggtgtgatgcaagagtgcagtattcctacttggaagtgggaagatattAACGTGGATTTTATGACTGTTTTTACCTCTTTCTCGACGCCACTATGATTCTATACGGGTTATAGTTGATATactgactaagtcagcgcatttcttgcATGTGCATACATCCTATTCAGCTGAAGACTATGCTAGactgtatattcgagagttagtcatgatacatggagttcccttatctatcattttggataggggtactcaatttacttctcagttctggaaaacttttcagaagggtctgggctcccaagttcatttgagttctgcGTTCGAGCCGCAAACTGATGGTAGGTCCAAGAGGATCAcccatactttggaagatatgttgagggtgtgtgctctcgatttcaaaggaagttggatGAGAACTTGCcactaattgagtttgcatataacaatagttatcatgctagcattcagatgtcaccgtttgaggctttgtatggtagaaggtgtagatcacccataggttagttcgaGGTGGGTGAGACTACTCTAGCTGGTCCTGATATAGTGTTTGAAGCAATGGAGAAAGTAaagttgatttgagaaaggttgaagatagctcagagtcggcaaaagtcatatgctgatgtgaggcGTAAAGACTTGGAGTTCAAAGTAGATGATTGGgtatatctaaaaatttcacccatgaaagaagtgaagagctttggcaaaaaggggaagcttagtccccgttatgttggtccttatacaATCCTAAATCACATTAGAAAAGTATCTTATGAatttgagttgcctgcagagttgtcagtcgttcatcctatttttcatgtttccaaGCTTAGGAAACACATTGGTGATTGTGTTGCTGTAGATCCTTCAAAAAGCCCTAAGGTTCAAGACATCTTTCATTTGATGAAGTTCCTATTGTTATTCTAGATCATCAAGTTCGAAGACTAAggacaaagaagtttccttggtccaAGTGTTGTGGCGGAACCTAtctgttgagggcgctacttgggaagctgaggctgATATGCAAAGTAAGTACCtgcacctcttctccgcaaatcCTGATCAacccgaaggtaccattctttcttaatttagtCCATTATTAATAAAGTTATAGCTGTATAGTTATtccttatttttatgagtttaagCATTCTTTGAAATATCCGAAAGCTTAGCCTAAAGTAAGGTCATTCTAGCCAAATGTTTTGATTTGTATCCTTCCTTTTCTCTATAACTTTGATTCatctagcgacattcgaggataaatgtttccaagggggagatattgtaagaccccgtaaagtttcTGTGATGTTAGAACCTCGAAGCAAAGTCAAGAAGAGCTTAAGACTTAGAATTTTACtaagtgttccaacacttagttCATTTTGAGGCCTCAATCTTCGTCGATTTATTTCGTGACCTTATCAATCttcatttcttaaaatttttgttgCATTGCGATGGGGCATGTCTATAGGACCTCTagagtgagttttggaatttatgGACATCGTTTAAGGcatgtttggttttcaaatagtAGCACCATCCGATTTGCGTGCATCGCATGGTGCATCGCATCCTTGGACCATGcgatagagcatgcgacgcaaGTTCTGTTGTGCGTAAttgggaatttcagcaatttttGTCTGTCTCATTAAGGGTAGAAATGGTATTTTCCAACCCCTCTACCTCTTAAACATGGAATCAAGAGCCCCAAACACCATATTATTGACATTTTCATCAACTTCTCTAAAGAACTTTCATTACGGTTTCAACACAAAgacccaattatctagagattcaaccgtgagaattcaataattctttcgTATTTGAAATCCCCGTTGGGAGGGCTACAAGAGGCACCCAATAGTTAGTGATTAGCATTCCGAGATTcaaaaagtcattcaaagctcAAAGTTTGAAGGTATgtggttatgaacaagaacaccctttcgttcttgtgccccaaagttacatatttt
Proteins encoded in this window:
- the LOC107868662 gene encoding uncharacterized protein LOC107868662, translated to MIDQKICSGTDRQQYWKKCPKEELDELMELVHRLTKPQGGKLATARIRDFMWMSAPEFYRSKTKENPQFYLEKIRKITQVMHLSEEDSVKLASYRLKDITYDWVVSWKNNKGENVASVTWQMFQDAFLDKFFPLELREAKIEEFINLRQGSMTIKEYCLKFNQFAKYSPDLISNARSSMSKFVTGIFGLVLKECRIAMLYRDMDLSRLMIHDQ